The Lysobacter capsici genome has a segment encoding these proteins:
- the pcaH gene encoding protocatechuate 3,4-dioxygenase subunit beta has protein sequence MKPIAGFRRPLCNTQPDFIHAPYQSSVLRGPRQAPIAIVPGLSEVTGPDFSRLALGEHEHDLTRGHAGEPLGERIVVSGRVLDENGRPVRRGLIEMWQANASGRYLHARDQHDAPLDPNFSGAGRALTDDQGRYRFITVKPGAYPWRNHYNAWRPAHLHFSLFGASFGTRLVTQMYFPGDPLLEFDPIYHCVADAQARQRMVAQLDWENAINEYALAYRFDIVVRGRHQTPWER, from the coding sequence ATGAAACCCATCGCCGGTTTTCGCCGTCCGCTGTGCAATACCCAGCCGGACTTCATCCATGCGCCGTACCAGTCCAGCGTGCTGCGCGGCCCGCGGCAGGCGCCGATCGCGATCGTCCCGGGCCTGAGCGAGGTGACCGGCCCGGACTTCTCCCGGCTGGCGCTGGGCGAACACGAGCACGATCTGACCCGCGGCCATGCCGGCGAGCCGCTCGGCGAGCGCATCGTCGTGTCCGGCCGCGTGCTCGACGAAAACGGCCGGCCGGTGCGGCGCGGCCTGATCGAAATGTGGCAGGCCAACGCATCGGGCCGCTACCTGCACGCGCGCGACCAACACGACGCGCCGCTGGATCCCAACTTCAGCGGCGCCGGCCGCGCCCTGACCGACGATCAAGGCCGCTATCGCTTCATCACCGTCAAGCCCGGCGCGTATCCGTGGCGCAACCACTACAACGCGTGGCGGCCGGCGCATCTGCACTTCTCGTTGTTCGGCGCGAGCTTCGGCACCCGTCTGGTCACGCAGATGTATTTCCCCGGCGATCCGTTGCTCGAATTCGATCCGATCTACCACTGCGTGGCCGATGCGCAGGCGCGTCAACGCATGGTCGCCCAGCTCGATTGGGAGAACGCGATCAACGAATACGCGCTGGCTTATCGCTTCGACATCGTTGTGCGCGGCCGTCATCAGACCCCATGGGAGCGTTGA
- the pcaG gene encoding protocatechuate 3,4-dioxygenase subunit alpha produces MSFRQTPSQTVGPFFLIGLAAGVRADLSAGADGERIEIRGQVLDGAGEPVIDAVIETWQACAHGHYPHPEDPGAHQACAGFDGFGRVVTDEHGRFALVTVKPGRVADLAGGLQAPHLGVNVLMRGLLKQAGTRLYFGDEAAANAEDAVLASVPAARRASVISRVDADGVHHWDIHMQGERETAFFAF; encoded by the coding sequence ATGAGTTTCCGTCAGACCCCGTCGCAGACCGTGGGGCCGTTCTTCCTGATCGGCCTGGCCGCCGGCGTGCGCGCCGACCTCAGCGCCGGCGCCGACGGCGAACGCATCGAGATCCGCGGACAGGTACTTGACGGTGCGGGCGAGCCGGTGATCGACGCGGTGATCGAAACCTGGCAGGCCTGCGCGCACGGCCACTACCCGCACCCCGAGGATCCCGGCGCGCACCAGGCCTGCGCCGGCTTCGACGGATTCGGCCGGGTCGTCACCGACGAACACGGTCGCTTCGCCCTGGTCACGGTCAAGCCCGGCCGCGTGGCCGACCTCGCCGGTGGCCTGCAGGCGCCGCATCTGGGCGTCAATGTGCTGATGCGCGGCTTGTTGAAACAGGCCGGCACGCGGCTGTACTTCGGCGACGAGGCCGCGGCCAATGCCGAGGATGCGGTCCTCGCGTCGGTGCCGGCGGCGCGCCGCGCGAGCGTGATCAGCCGGGTCGACGCCGACGGCGTCCACCATTGGGACATCCACATGCAGGGCGAGCGCGAAACCGCGTTCTTCGCATTCTGA
- a CDS encoding 3-carboxy-cis,cis-muconate cycloisomerase encodes MPTPETSSLQPLFDEARMRRVFDDRARAQGMLDFEAALASAQARAGLFPPSLAATIGAACDAGRYDLDALAAGAAGDGNLAIGLVKALTREVAAQDDPSAGEASMQVHRGATSQDAIDTGCVLQIRASLSLIETELDAAIVALAALARAHRRSVMPGRTWLQQAVPISFGLKAAGWLDGLLYARERLRELRAHVLALQFGGAAGSLSALGGDGLRVAGYLAEELNLALPAMPWHAQRGRMVETGAWLALLIGSLGKIARDLSLLMQNEVGEAFEPAAPGRGGSSAMPHKRNPVACAVAIAAATRAPGLVSTLYAAMPQEHERGLGGWLAEWDTLPELFGLAAGSLAQLRPVLEGLQVDVATMRAHCVDGLGLIYAEAVATALSARLGRGEAHARVQAACARALELRRPLREVLAHDAQLRRWLGEERLAALFDPQACLGANDVLIDRVLARLD; translated from the coding sequence ATGCCGACGCCCGAAACCTCATCCTTGCAACCGTTGTTCGACGAAGCGCGGATGCGCCGCGTGTTCGACGATCGCGCGCGCGCGCAGGGCATGCTCGATTTCGAGGCGGCGCTGGCGTCGGCGCAGGCGCGCGCGGGCTTGTTCCCGCCGTCGCTGGCGGCGACGATCGGCGCGGCCTGCGACGCGGGCCGTTACGATCTCGACGCGCTGGCCGCGGGCGCGGCCGGCGACGGCAATCTCGCCATCGGCCTGGTCAAGGCGCTGACTCGCGAGGTGGCCGCGCAGGACGATCCGAGCGCTGGCGAAGCCTCGATGCAGGTGCATCGCGGCGCCACCAGCCAGGATGCGATCGACACCGGCTGCGTGCTGCAGATACGCGCGAGCCTGAGCTTGATCGAAACCGAACTCGACGCGGCGATCGTCGCGCTGGCGGCGCTGGCGCGCGCGCACCGGCGCAGCGTGATGCCCGGCCGCACCTGGCTGCAGCAGGCGGTGCCGATCAGCTTCGGCCTGAAGGCCGCCGGCTGGCTCGATGGCCTGCTGTACGCGCGCGAGCGTTTGCGCGAACTGCGCGCGCACGTGCTGGCGCTGCAATTCGGCGGCGCGGCCGGCTCGCTGTCGGCGCTGGGCGGCGACGGCCTGCGCGTGGCGGGCTATCTGGCCGAAGAATTGAATCTGGCCTTGCCGGCGATGCCGTGGCACGCCCAGCGCGGGCGCATGGTCGAGACCGGCGCCTGGCTGGCGTTGCTGATCGGCTCCCTGGGCAAGATCGCGCGCGACCTGAGCCTGCTGATGCAGAACGAAGTCGGCGAGGCGTTCGAGCCGGCCGCGCCCGGCCGCGGCGGCTCGTCGGCGATGCCGCACAAACGCAATCCGGTGGCCTGCGCGGTGGCGATCGCCGCGGCCACGCGCGCGCCCGGGCTGGTGTCGACGCTGTATGCGGCGATGCCGCAGGAGCACGAGCGCGGCCTCGGCGGCTGGCTGGCCGAATGGGACACGCTGCCGGAACTGTTCGGGCTCGCCGCCGGCAGCCTGGCGCAGCTGCGGCCGGTGCTGGAAGGGTTGCAGGTTGACGTCGCGACGATGCGCGCGCACTGCGTCGACGGCCTGGGTTTGATCTATGCCGAAGCGGTCGCGACCGCGTTGTCGGCGCGGCTGGGACGCGGCGAGGCGCACGCGCGGGTGCAGGCGGCCTGCGCGCGCGCGCTCGAACTGCGGCGGCCGCTGCGCGAGGTGCTCGCGCACGACGCGCAACTGCGGCGCTGGCTCGGTGAGGAGCGCCTGGCGGCGTTGTTCGATCCGCAGGCCTGCCTGGGCGCCAACGATGTCTTGATCGATCGCGTGCTGGCGCGACTGGACTGA
- the pcaC gene encoding 4-carboxymuconolactone decarboxylase, producing MDFLGAPAPGAHRHEDERYAQGMQLRRAVLGHAHVDRSLDGLNEHNREFQDLITRYAWGEIWTRPGLPRHTRSLITVAMLVALNREGELRLHLDAARNNAVSREQLREVLLQTAIYCGVPAANAALHLAERVFAEQDAADSSHPRAASVQPDGAATPYTLKPPD from the coding sequence CTGGATTTCCTCGGCGCGCCCGCGCCAGGCGCGCATCGCCACGAGGACGAGCGCTACGCCCAGGGCATGCAGCTGCGCCGCGCGGTGCTCGGACACGCGCACGTGGATCGCAGCCTGGACGGATTGAACGAACACAATCGCGAATTCCAGGACCTCATCACCCGCTACGCCTGGGGCGAGATCTGGACCCGGCCGGGTTTGCCGCGGCATACCCGCTCGCTGATCACCGTGGCGATGCTGGTCGCGCTCAATCGCGAAGGCGAGCTGCGCCTGCACCTCGACGCCGCGCGCAACAACGCGGTGAGCCGCGAGCAACTGCGCGAGGTGCTGTTGCAGACGGCCATCTATTGCGGCGTGCCGGCGGCGAACGCGGCCTTGCATCTGGCCGAACGCGTGTTCGCCGAACAGGACGCGGCGGATTCGTCGCATCCGCGCGCGGCGTCGGTCCAGCCCGACGGCGCGGCCACGCCGTACACGCTCAAGCCTCCCGACTAG
- the pobA gene encoding 4-hydroxybenzoate 3-monooxygenase encodes MHTQVAILGGGPAGLLLAHLLHRQGIDSVVLERHPRDYVEQRIRAGVLEQGTVDLLIQAGVGERMQREGLRHEGIELLVDGRRHRIDLREYTDGSGVMVYGQHEVVKDLIAARLDSGAPLLFQARATRLEGLDGVAPRVHFEHEGQARTLDCDYVIGCDGFHGISRASVPDGVFTVFERIYPFAWLGVLADAAPANEELIYAHHPNGFALFSMRSPRITRLYLQCDPDEDLAQWPDERIWEELETRLSCNDGWRLNRGRILHKSVTPMRSFVTEPMQYGRLFLAGDAAHIVPPTGAKGMNLAVSDVRALALALQARYRDGDGDALAAYSRDCIKRVWRAEHFSWWMTSMLHRDEANTPFMDRLQRSQLDYVIDSPAATRTLAENYVGLPWR; translated from the coding sequence ATGCATACACAAGTCGCGATTCTGGGCGGCGGACCGGCCGGTCTGCTGCTGGCCCATCTGCTGCATCGTCAGGGCATCGATTCGGTCGTGCTCGAACGGCATCCGCGCGACTACGTCGAACAGCGCATCCGCGCCGGCGTGCTCGAGCAGGGCACGGTCGATCTGCTGATCCAGGCCGGCGTCGGCGAACGCATGCAGCGCGAAGGCCTGCGTCACGAAGGCATCGAACTGCTGGTCGACGGCCGCCGTCACCGCATCGATCTGCGCGAGTACACCGACGGCAGCGGGGTGATGGTCTACGGCCAGCACGAAGTGGTCAAAGACCTCATCGCCGCGCGTCTGGACAGCGGCGCGCCGCTGCTGTTCCAGGCCCGCGCCACTCGCCTGGAAGGCCTCGACGGCGTCGCCCCGCGCGTGCATTTCGAGCACGAAGGCCAGGCCCGCACGCTGGACTGCGACTACGTGATCGGTTGCGACGGCTTCCACGGCATCAGCCGCGCCAGCGTGCCCGACGGCGTGTTCACGGTGTTCGAGCGGATCTATCCGTTCGCCTGGCTCGGCGTGCTGGCCGATGCCGCGCCGGCCAACGAGGAACTCATCTACGCCCACCATCCCAACGGCTTCGCCTTGTTCAGCATGCGCTCGCCGCGGATCACTCGTCTGTATCTGCAATGCGATCCGGACGAAGACCTGGCCCAGTGGCCCGACGAGCGCATCTGGGAAGAGTTGGAAACCCGCTTGAGCTGCAACGACGGCTGGCGGCTCAACCGCGGCCGCATCCTGCACAAGAGCGTCACCCCGATGCGCAGCTTCGTGACCGAGCCGATGCAGTACGGGCGCTTGTTCCTCGCCGGCGACGCGGCCCACATCGTGCCGCCGACCGGCGCCAAGGGCATGAACCTGGCGGTGTCGGACGTGCGCGCGCTGGCGCTGGCGCTGCAGGCGCGCTACCGCGACGGCGACGGCGATGCGCTCGCGGCTTATTCGCGCGACTGCATCAAGCGGGTCTGGCGCGCCGAGCATTTCTCCTGGTGGATGACCTCGATGCTGCATCGCGACGAGGCCAACACGCCGTTCATGGATCGCCTGCAGCGCTCGCAGCTCGACTACGTGATCGACTCGCCCGCCGCCACCCGCACCCTCGCCGAGAACTACGTCGGCCTGCCGTGGCGCTGA
- a CDS encoding MFS transporter, which yields MNQSSAVAQSPTSTQALDVQAFINERPISSLQWSTVVLCFLIVFIDGYDTAAAGFIAPALSKQWGVAASMLKPMMSAALIGLAVGAIGVGPIADRFGRRRVLIGSLLLFGLFSLASMLAYDVTSMSLLRFLTGIGLGAAMPNAITLTSEYCPARHRSKLTMAMFCGFTLGSASGGFVAARLIGPFGWQSVLLVGGVVPLLLVPLLLWKLPESLQYLVARRGGEGVRPLLRRIDPAAKSIDSAVMTLPEIVKVKSDSAVAVLFSPGYPIGTLSLWATYFSGLLTIYLITSWLPTLVANAGLPIEQASVIGGMFMFGGALGCLLMGWVMDRFEPHRSIALAYAISAVLLIVLARHSGDLQGMKSLVFAAGLFINAGQSALLALAAGFYPTQGRATGVAWMNGIGRFGGIFGAYFGGSLLAMGWDFRAIISALAVPAFVAAAAILVKTLQRPAI from the coding sequence ATGAATCAATCATCCGCGGTCGCGCAATCGCCGACGTCTACTCAGGCGTTGGACGTCCAGGCCTTCATCAACGAACGCCCCATCTCCAGTCTGCAATGGTCCACCGTGGTGCTGTGTTTCCTGATCGTCTTCATCGACGGTTACGACACCGCCGCCGCCGGCTTCATCGCGCCGGCGCTCAGCAAGCAGTGGGGCGTCGCCGCGTCGATGCTCAAGCCGATGATGAGCGCGGCGCTGATCGGTCTGGCGGTCGGCGCGATCGGCGTCGGCCCGATCGCCGACCGCTTCGGCCGGCGCCGGGTGCTGATCGGTTCGTTGCTGTTGTTCGGCTTGTTCAGTCTGGCCTCGATGCTCGCCTACGACGTGACCTCGATGAGCCTGCTGCGTTTCCTGACCGGCATCGGCCTGGGCGCGGCGATGCCCAACGCGATCACCCTGACTTCCGAGTACTGTCCGGCGCGGCATCGTTCGAAGCTGACCATGGCGATGTTCTGCGGCTTCACTCTGGGCTCGGCGTCGGGCGGCTTCGTCGCCGCGCGCCTGATCGGCCCGTTCGGCTGGCAGAGCGTGTTGCTGGTCGGCGGCGTGGTACCGCTGCTGCTGGTGCCGTTGCTGCTGTGGAAGCTGCCCGAATCCTTGCAGTACCTGGTCGCGCGCCGCGGCGGCGAGGGCGTGCGGCCGCTGCTGCGGCGGATCGACCCGGCCGCGAAGTCGATCGACTCGGCCGTGATGACCCTGCCCGAGATCGTCAAGGTCAAGAGCGATTCGGCGGTCGCGGTGTTGTTTTCGCCGGGTTATCCGATCGGCACCTTGTCGCTGTGGGCGACCTATTTCTCCGGGTTGCTGACCATCTACCTGATCACCAGCTGGCTGCCGACCCTGGTCGCCAACGCCGGCCTGCCGATCGAGCAGGCTTCGGTGATCGGCGGCATGTTCATGTTCGGCGGTGCATTGGGTTGCCTGCTGATGGGCTGGGTGATGGATCGGTTCGAGCCGCATCGCTCGATCGCCCTGGCCTATGCGATCAGCGCGGTGCTGCTGATCGTGCTGGCGCGCCACAGCGGCGATCTGCAGGGAATGAAGTCGCTGGTGTTCGCCGCCGGCTTGTTCATCAATGCCGGCCAGAGCGCGCTGCTGGCGCTGGCCGCGGGGTTCTATCCGACCCAGGGCCGCGCCACCGGGGTGGCGTGGATGAACGGGATCGGCCGTTTCGGCGGCATCTTCGGCGCCTACTTCGGCGGCAGCCTGCTGGCGATGGGCTGGGATTTCCGCGCCATCATCAGCGCGCTGGCGGTGCCGGCGTTCGTCGCCGCCGCCGCGATCCTGGTCAAGACCTTGCAGCGTCCGGCGATTTGA
- the tkt gene encoding transketolase has translation MTTPSRRDLANAIRFLAIDAVQAANSGHPGMPMGMADIAEVLWNDYLTHNPGNPKWFNRDRFILSNGHGSMLQYALLHLSGYPLPIEELKRFRQLGSMTPGHPENFETPGIETTTGPLGQGFANAVGMALAEKLLAQRFNRPEHEIVDHRTWVFMGDGCLMEGISHEAASLAGTWGLHKLVAFWDDNKISIDGNTDGWFTDDTPARFEAYGWRVIRNVDGQDAVEIKTAIDTALKHSDKPTLICCRTAIGFGSPNKAGKESSHGAPLGKDEIVATRAALNWPYAEFEIPQEIYDGWRSHSTGAVREDQWNRLFDAYAAQYPAEAAELTRRSHADLPADFLSQADAYIAKLQAEGLTIASRKASQMAIEAFAPLLPELIGGSADLAHSNLTLWKASKSVASSDPNANYVYYGVREFAMTAISNGLQLHGGFIPFDATFLVFSDYARNAVRMSALMGAHAIHVYTHDSIGLGEDGPTHQPIEHLASLRYIPHNDVWRPCDAVESVVSWKAAIARKDGPSCLVFSRQNLIHQPRDAQQVAQIEQGGYVLRDSEGTPDVILIATGSEVGLATQAADVLSGEGVKVRVVSMPSSDVFDRQPLEYRQSVLPNAVRKRVAVEAGVTDFWRKYVGLDGDVVGIDSFGASAPAEALFPHFGFTVEHVVAAVKALG, from the coding sequence ATGACGACGCCCAGCCGCCGCGACCTCGCCAACGCCATCCGATTCCTCGCCATCGACGCGGTGCAGGCCGCCAACTCCGGTCATCCGGGCATGCCGATGGGCATGGCCGACATCGCCGAGGTGCTGTGGAACGACTACCTGACCCACAACCCCGGCAACCCGAAGTGGTTCAACCGCGACCGCTTCATCCTCTCCAACGGCCACGGCTCGATGCTGCAGTACGCGCTGCTGCACCTGTCGGGCTATCCGTTGCCGATCGAGGAACTCAAGCGTTTCCGCCAGCTGGGTTCGATGACCCCGGGCCATCCGGAAAACTTCGAAACCCCCGGCATCGAAACCACCACCGGCCCGCTCGGCCAGGGCTTCGCCAACGCGGTCGGCATGGCGCTGGCCGAGAAGCTGCTGGCGCAGCGCTTCAACCGTCCCGAGCACGAGATCGTCGATCACCGCACCTGGGTGTTCATGGGCGACGGCTGCCTGATGGAAGGCATCTCGCATGAAGCCGCGTCGCTGGCCGGCACCTGGGGCCTGCACAAGCTGGTCGCGTTCTGGGACGACAACAAGATCTCGATCGACGGCAACACCGACGGCTGGTTCACCGACGACACCCCGGCGCGATTCGAAGCCTACGGCTGGCGCGTGATCCGCAACGTCGACGGCCAGGACGCGGTCGAGATCAAGACCGCGATCGACACCGCGCTCAAGCACAGCGACAAGCCGACCCTGATCTGCTGCCGCACCGCGATCGGTTTCGGTTCGCCGAACAAGGCCGGCAAGGAGTCCTCGCACGGCGCGCCGCTGGGCAAGGACGAAATCGTCGCGACCCGCGCCGCGTTGAACTGGCCTTATGCCGAGTTCGAAATCCCGCAGGAGATCTACGACGGCTGGCGCTCGCACAGCACCGGCGCGGTGCGCGAGGATCAGTGGAACCGCCTGTTCGACGCGTACGCCGCGCAGTACCCGGCCGAAGCAGCCGAACTCACCCGCCGTTCGCACGCCGATCTGCCGGCCGATTTCCTCAGCCAAGCCGACGCGTACATCGCCAAGCTGCAGGCCGAAGGCCTGACCATCGCCTCGCGCAAGGCCTCGCAGATGGCGATCGAAGCCTTCGCGCCGCTGCTGCCGGAACTGATCGGCGGCTCGGCCGACCTGGCGCATTCCAATCTGACCTTGTGGAAGGCCAGCAAGTCGGTCGCCAGCAGCGATCCGAACGCGAACTACGTGTATTACGGCGTGCGCGAATTCGCCATGACCGCGATCAGCAACGGCCTGCAGCTGCACGGCGGCTTCATTCCGTTCGATGCGACCTTCCTGGTGTTCAGCGACTACGCGCGCAACGCGGTGCGCATGAGCGCGCTGATGGGCGCGCATGCGATCCACGTCTACACCCACGACTCGATCGGTCTGGGCGAAGACGGCCCGACCCACCAGCCGATCGAGCACCTGGCCTCGCTGCGCTACATCCCGCACAACGACGTGTGGCGTCCGTGCGACGCGGTCGAATCGGTGGTGTCGTGGAAGGCCGCGATCGCGCGCAAGGACGGCCCGAGCTGCCTGGTGTTCTCGCGCCAGAACCTGATCCACCAGCCGCGCGATGCGCAACAGGTCGCGCAGATCGAGCAGGGCGGCTACGTGCTGCGCGACAGCGAGGGCACCCCGGACGTGATCCTGATCGCGACCGGTTCGGAAGTCGGCCTGGCCACCCAGGCCGCCGACGTGCTCAGCGGCGAAGGCGTCAAGGTGCGCGTGGTGTCGATGCCGTCGAGCGACGTGTTCGACCGCCAGCCGCTGGAGTACCGCCAGTCGGTGCTGCCCAACGCGGTGCGCAAGCGCGTAGCGGTCGAAGCCGGCGTCACCGATTTCTGGCGCAAGTACGTCGGCCTGGACGGCGACGTGGTCGGCATCGACAGCTTCGGCGCCTCGGCCCCGGCCGAAGCCCTGTTCCCGCATTTCGGCTTCACCGTCGAGCATGTGGTCGCGGCGGTGAAGGCGCTGGGCTGA
- a CDS encoding acyltransferase family protein, protein MSTAPATDPQQRLPQLDALRGIAALYVVIFHVMAMPEPDLSVPAWALPIVGMGGSGVVLFFVMSAFSLCLTWPRHAASGLPLRSFYLSRLARIAPLMLVLLSVMVVRDRFRAVPLLGYDEVAWNYSLLFGLSPQWQEGIVMGSWTIGVEMLFYAIFPLIALYVRGLWAQLALLVLSYLLALWAKTGLPAGWAHFGGHVGLLRQLPVFALGCVLFELWRRLRELPQRRQHIVGVSLLLLGVLAQGALFYGRLPSIPGIADGWYLSALFYGLMLLGLLLASNRVLVNRATCFLGTISYSLYLVHPFVVSRSYGVFAKLYAALPEGTAYFACLGLSLALVIPASWLTYRLIEKPGIRLGHRLFAWVRARRGSFADQDQARGLAS, encoded by the coding sequence ATGTCGACCGCTCCGGCCACCGATCCGCAGCAACGTCTGCCGCAACTCGACGCTCTGCGCGGTATCGCCGCGCTGTACGTGGTGATCTTTCACGTCATGGCGATGCCCGAACCGGATCTGTCGGTGCCGGCGTGGGCGCTGCCGATCGTCGGCATGGGCGGCAGCGGCGTGGTGCTGTTCTTCGTCATGAGTGCGTTTTCGCTGTGCCTGACCTGGCCGCGTCACGCCGCATCGGGGCTGCCCTTGCGCAGCTTCTACCTAAGCCGGCTGGCCCGCATCGCTCCGTTGATGTTGGTCTTGTTGAGCGTGATGGTGGTCAGGGATCGATTCCGCGCCGTGCCTTTGCTTGGCTACGACGAAGTGGCCTGGAATTATTCGCTGCTGTTCGGCCTGTCGCCGCAATGGCAGGAAGGCATCGTCATGGGCAGTTGGACGATCGGCGTGGAGATGTTGTTCTACGCGATCTTCCCGCTGATCGCCCTGTATGTGCGCGGCCTGTGGGCGCAGCTCGCGCTGCTGGTGCTGAGCTATCTGCTGGCCTTGTGGGCCAAGACCGGCTTGCCGGCCGGCTGGGCGCATTTCGGCGGACACGTCGGCCTGCTGCGGCAGTTGCCGGTGTTCGCGTTGGGCTGCGTATTGTTCGAACTGTGGCGACGCTTGCGCGAACTGCCGCAGCGTCGCCAGCACATCGTCGGCGTGAGCCTGTTGTTGCTGGGCGTGCTGGCTCAGGGCGCGTTGTTCTACGGCCGCCTGCCATCGATCCCCGGAATCGCCGACGGCTGGTACCTGTCGGCGCTGTTCTACGGCCTGATGCTGCTGGGCCTGCTGTTGGCGAGCAACCGCGTGCTGGTCAATCGCGCGACCTGCTTTCTCGGCACGATCAGCTATTCGTTGTACCTGGTGCATCCGTTCGTGGTGTCGCGGTCGTACGGCGTGTTCGCGAAGCTCTATGCCGCGCTGCCAGAGGGCACCGCGTATTTCGCTTGTCTGGGATTGAGTCTGGCGTTGGTAATTCCAGCGTCGTGGTTGACGTATCGGCTCATCGAGAAGCCCGGCATCCGGCTGGGGCATCGGTTGTTTGCGTGGGTGCGGGCGCGGCGTGGCTCGTTTGCGGATCAAGACCAGGCGCGTGGTCTGGCGTCCTGA
- a CDS encoding REP-associated tyrosine transposase, whose product MNSPDPQPGHRALRRGRGSEQQRIYLVTTVCIRRRRIFASDHCADIAARAIADPGKWLGATLLCWVLMPDHWHGLIELHSDIRLESVVASLKGRAARAVNRSLHRKGMVWAPGFHDHALREDDDVLQAARYIVANPKRAGLVQRVGDYPYWDAVWLEQKRRG is encoded by the coding sequence ATGAATTCACCCGATCCTCAGCCCGGCCATCGAGCGCTTCGACGCGGTCGCGGGTCCGAGCAACAACGCATTTACTTGGTCACTACCGTGTGCATTCGCCGCCGTCGAATCTTCGCCAGCGACCACTGCGCCGATATCGCCGCCCGCGCCATCGCCGACCCCGGAAAATGGCTGGGAGCGACCTTGCTGTGCTGGGTGCTGATGCCCGACCACTGGCATGGCTTGATTGAGTTGCATAGCGACATTCGCTTGGAAAGCGTAGTGGCCTCGCTCAAGGGCCGCGCCGCGCGCGCGGTCAATCGCAGTTTGCACCGCAAGGGGATGGTGTGGGCGCCGGGTTTTCACGATCACGCATTGCGCGAGGATGATGACGTGCTGCAGGCGGCGCGTTATATCGTCGCCAATCCGAAGCGCGCGGGGCTTGTGCAGCGGGTTGGCGACTACCCGTATTGGGATGCGGTGTGGCTGGAACAAAAGCGTCGGGGTTGA